A single genomic interval of Hyalangium gracile harbors:
- a CDS encoding glycoside hydrolase family protein encodes MRWSIATVCAAVLMLLGYGACSSEPGSPSSEDAGSQMSPDGGTLPTDGGVEPPDGGSPHASKSAKRGIAFDLATPADLAAVSEGVSWWYNWSPQPHSGVPVDYRARYRMDFIPMLWNGNFDAQRIEAFLAANPHVQYLLLLNEPNLTDQANMSPQQAAQLWPRYEAVAQRTGVKLVGPAMTWGTLQGYSDPVVWLDAFYAAYRAANANRDPRIDYLAFHWYDYGLAQQLDRLKKYGKPFWVTEFANCHRQNDGAQIDSVAKQKAQMTEMVAVCERREDVFRYAWFTGRWTNDPCFASLLEAPGVLTELGEHYVSLPFQ; translated from the coding sequence ATGCGCTGGTCCATCGCGACGGTCTGTGCCGCGGTACTCATGCTGCTGGGGTATGGGGCGTGCTCCTCCGAGCCGGGTAGCCCTTCGTCTGAAGATGCCGGGTCCCAGATGTCGCCGGATGGCGGCACTCTGCCGACGGACGGAGGGGTGGAGCCTCCGGATGGCGGCAGTCCGCACGCGAGTAAGAGCGCCAAGCGGGGGATCGCCTTCGATCTGGCGACTCCCGCGGACCTCGCGGCTGTCTCCGAGGGCGTGAGCTGGTGGTACAACTGGAGCCCTCAGCCCCATTCCGGTGTGCCCGTGGACTACCGGGCTCGCTACCGCATGGACTTCATTCCCATGCTGTGGAACGGGAACTTCGACGCCCAGCGCATCGAGGCCTTCCTCGCGGCGAACCCGCACGTCCAGTACCTGCTGCTGCTCAACGAGCCCAACCTCACCGATCAGGCCAACATGTCGCCGCAGCAGGCGGCGCAGCTGTGGCCCCGGTATGAGGCCGTCGCCCAGCGCACCGGCGTGAAGCTGGTGGGGCCCGCGATGACGTGGGGCACGCTGCAGGGCTACTCGGACCCGGTGGTGTGGCTGGATGCGTTCTATGCGGCCTACCGCGCGGCCAATGCGAACCGCGATCCGCGCATCGATTACCTGGCGTTCCACTGGTACGACTACGGGCTCGCCCAGCAGCTCGACCGGCTCAAGAAGTACGGCAAGCCGTTCTGGGTCACCGAGTTCGCCAACTGCCACAGGCAGAACGATGGGGCGCAGATCGACTCGGTCGCCAAGCAGAAGGCCCAGATGACGGAGATGGTTGCCGTCTGCGAGCGCCGTGAGGACGTGTTCCGCTACGCCTGGTTCACCGGCCGGTGGACGAACGATCCGTGCTTCGCGAGCCTGCTGGAGGCTCCGGGCGTCCTGACGGAGCTGGGCGAGCACTACGTCTCGCTGCCGTTCCAGTGA
- the prmC gene encoding peptide chain release factor N(5)-glutamine methyltransferase has translation MSETWTIRKVLTWTTQHFEKRQVDAPRLTAEILLAHVLKTSRVRLYVDLDQPLGKEELASFRALIERRMAGEPTQYLTGVKEFYNRSFKVDARVLIPRPETELLVEAALHVLPRDAPSRALDVCTGSGCIAISLAAERPQASILATDVSPDACALARENAEALGVGARVTVVQGDLFAPVPADARFQLIASNPPYIASGEIPGLSAEVRREPHLALDGGQDGLKMVRRVIEGARRYLLPGGLLAMEIGETQGSAVRELLQAAGFENARVEKDLERRDRLAFGTQPAATGPQG, from the coding sequence ATGAGCGAGACCTGGACCATCCGCAAGGTCCTCACCTGGACGACCCAGCACTTCGAGAAGCGCCAGGTGGACGCCCCGCGCCTCACCGCCGAGATCCTCCTGGCGCACGTGCTGAAGACGAGCCGGGTCCGCCTGTACGTGGACCTGGACCAGCCGCTGGGCAAGGAGGAGCTGGCCTCCTTCCGAGCCCTCATCGAGCGGCGCATGGCCGGCGAGCCCACCCAGTACCTCACCGGCGTGAAGGAGTTCTACAACCGCTCCTTCAAGGTGGACGCGCGGGTGCTCATCCCCCGCCCGGAGACGGAGCTGCTGGTGGAGGCCGCCCTCCACGTGCTGCCCAGGGATGCCCCCAGCCGGGCCCTGGATGTGTGCACCGGCTCCGGCTGCATCGCCATCAGCCTCGCCGCCGAGCGCCCCCAGGCCTCCATCCTGGCCACGGACGTGTCGCCGGACGCCTGCGCGCTGGCTCGAGAGAACGCCGAGGCGCTGGGGGTGGGCGCTCGCGTCACGGTGGTGCAGGGGGACCTCTTCGCCCCCGTGCCGGCGGACGCCCGCTTCCAGCTCATCGCCTCCAACCCGCCGTACATCGCCTCGGGGGAGATTCCGGGGCTGTCGGCGGAGGTGCGCCGTGAGCCCCACCTGGCCCTGGATGGCGGCCAGGACGGGCTGAAGATGGTCCGCCGGGTCATCGAGGGAGCCCGCCGCTACCTGCTGCCTGGCGGCCTCCTTGCAATGGAGATTGGGGAAACCCAGGGGAGCGCCGTCCGGGAGCTGCTCCAGGCCGCGGGCTTCGAGAACGCGCGCGTGGAGAAGGACCTGGAGCGCAGAGATCGCCTGGCATTTGGGACACAGCCTGCGGCCACCGGGCCACAGGGGTGA
- a CDS encoding zf-TFIIB domain-containing protein codes for MNCPACNVEMADLEGDDLTLRKCGDCGGLWIDVADLNRVLLHNNLPGLESQGGKVDAEALTGQCPECQVDLVRINGGDRHHPLSYDSCESCGGIFLESEFQDATDVKVAMQEIVDFFKAFSAKKKTAAG; via the coding sequence ATGAATTGCCCCGCTTGCAACGTCGAGATGGCCGATCTCGAGGGGGATGATCTCACGTTGCGGAAGTGTGGAGACTGCGGCGGGCTGTGGATCGACGTCGCCGACCTCAATCGGGTCCTGCTCCACAACAATCTTCCCGGTCTGGAGAGTCAGGGCGGCAAGGTCGACGCGGAAGCACTCACCGGACAGTGCCCCGAGTGCCAGGTGGATCTCGTACGGATCAACGGTGGTGACCGTCACCACCCCCTGAGCTACGACTCCTGCGAGTCCTGCGGCGGAATCTTCCTGGAGTCGGAGTTCCAGGACGCCACCGACGTGAAGGTCGCCATGCAGGAGATCGTCGACTTCTTCAAGGCCTTCAGCGCCAAGAAGAAGACAGCCGCGGGCTGA
- a CDS encoding tetratricopeptide repeat protein: MAREKDNIALSDEHNSRGIELADRGWLDEAIKEFKKAIELDPNSAHAHDNLATVYAEKKLFREALGEYLTALKLEPESATAHYNLACFLSTHAAEMAVEEYKEAIELDPEYPDAHLNLGLTYADQGRVEEAMRELQTAIELDPQDAFPRHELAALQMDEGDYRSAINQLKEVVRLEPDNFEAQLDLGICYAQKGFYAEAERAYGKARALNADDLLLNYNLSALYALWGRPKDAVTHLQKALAADRPKVLGWLSTDPMFDALKGEPDFEALF, from the coding sequence ATGGCACGGGAAAAGGACAACATCGCACTCTCGGACGAGCACAACTCGCGCGGCATCGAGCTGGCGGATCGCGGGTGGCTGGACGAGGCGATCAAGGAGTTCAAGAAGGCGATCGAGCTCGATCCGAACTCCGCCCACGCCCACGACAACCTCGCCACGGTGTACGCGGAGAAGAAGCTCTTCCGCGAGGCCCTGGGCGAGTACCTCACGGCGCTGAAGCTGGAGCCGGAGAGCGCCACCGCGCACTACAACCTCGCCTGCTTCCTCTCCACCCATGCCGCCGAGATGGCGGTGGAGGAGTACAAGGAGGCCATCGAGCTGGATCCGGAGTACCCGGACGCCCACCTGAACCTGGGGCTCACCTACGCGGACCAGGGCCGGGTGGAGGAGGCCATGCGCGAGCTGCAGACGGCCATCGAGCTGGATCCGCAGGACGCCTTCCCGCGCCACGAGCTGGCCGCGCTGCAGATGGACGAGGGGGACTACCGCTCGGCCATCAACCAGCTCAAGGAGGTGGTGCGGCTGGAGCCCGACAACTTCGAGGCCCAGCTGGACCTGGGCATCTGCTACGCGCAGAAGGGCTTCTACGCGGAGGCCGAGCGGGCCTACGGGAAGGCCCGGGCGCTCAACGCGGACGATCTGCTGCTCAACTACAACCTCTCCGCGCTGTACGCGCTCTGGGGGCGCCCCAAGGACGCGGTGACGCACCTCCAGAAGGCGCTGGCGGCGGATCGCCCCAAGGTGCTGGGCTGGCTCTCCACGGATCCGATGTTCGACGCGCTCAAGGGCGAGCCGGACTTCGAAGCGTTGTTCTGA
- a CDS encoding serine/threonine protein kinase, protein MESASPPSPPPAFLPLGTQVGPWRVMDWAGCGVHGAVYRAVRIGDEHAAPVALKLAMLPRDPRFAREAELLSRQHHPHLPRLIDHGEWQHPDGTLHPYIAMEWVDGVPLYDWARLYRPDSAQVLRLLAQVALALQALHTQEAVHRDVKGANILVRRWDGRVFLTDLGSSTFRGADTLTPPPLPPGTPIYRSPEAWQFAAQHERTATTAYRALPTDDLYALGVTACRLVTGTYPDLGETRRDEHGTWRVESLVLPHALFSARVEPPLRELILRMLSMRPEQRGTAAQLARAMERAATTLTPAHVPSNDRADTSSWQRWLTTVAAVGTLATAMLWVIAGTPEVPLRSAPGGIGASGPADAGPVGLGEAAVSASTEDTPAPSDPGAMVADTPPEPEPGQAKPDAKGRCPHKQQVALNDGCWMKTSFAQEQCESVGGSMYQGACYLPIVSPKRRPSTTVPTTRLPRHHEGAE, encoded by the coding sequence ATGGAGAGCGCGTCCCCTCCAAGCCCCCCGCCCGCCTTTCTGCCCCTGGGCACGCAGGTGGGCCCCTGGCGCGTGATGGACTGGGCCGGCTGCGGTGTCCACGGCGCCGTCTACCGCGCCGTTCGCATCGGCGACGAACACGCGGCTCCGGTCGCCCTCAAGCTCGCCATGCTCCCTCGAGATCCTCGCTTCGCTCGCGAGGCGGAGCTGCTGTCGCGGCAGCATCACCCCCACCTCCCGCGCCTGATCGATCATGGCGAGTGGCAGCATCCGGACGGCACGCTGCATCCATATATAGCGATGGAGTGGGTGGACGGAGTGCCGCTGTACGACTGGGCACGGCTGTACCGTCCCGACTCGGCACAGGTGCTGCGGCTGCTGGCCCAGGTGGCGCTGGCGCTCCAGGCGCTCCACACCCAGGAGGCCGTTCACCGCGACGTCAAAGGGGCCAACATCCTGGTCCGGCGCTGGGACGGCCGGGTCTTCCTCACCGACCTCGGCTCGAGCACCTTCCGTGGCGCGGACACCCTCACGCCACCACCGCTGCCGCCTGGAACTCCGATTTATCGCTCTCCAGAGGCCTGGCAGTTCGCCGCTCAGCACGAGCGGACAGCCACCACTGCCTACCGCGCCCTGCCAACCGATGACCTGTACGCCCTGGGCGTCACCGCGTGCAGGCTGGTGACGGGCACCTACCCGGACCTGGGAGAGACGCGAAGAGACGAGCACGGCACCTGGCGCGTGGAGTCCCTGGTCCTTCCCCACGCGCTGTTCTCTGCCCGAGTCGAGCCGCCGCTGCGCGAGCTGATCCTGCGCATGCTCTCGATGCGCCCCGAGCAGCGAGGCACCGCGGCGCAGCTGGCCCGGGCGATGGAGAGAGCGGCCACGACCCTCACGCCTGCCCACGTGCCATCCAACGATCGGGCAGACACGTCCTCCTGGCAGCGCTGGCTTACCACTGTGGCCGCAGTGGGAACACTGGCCACCGCGATGCTGTGGGTGATTGCCGGAACGCCCGAAGTTCCCCTCCGCTCTGCCCCCGGAGGAATCGGAGCATCAGGGCCTGCGGATGCGGGCCCCGTGGGGCTGGGAGAGGCCGCCGTGTCCGCTTCCACAGAGGATACGCCTGCGCCCTCCGATCCAGGGGCGATGGTTGCGGACACACCTCCCGAGCCGGAGCCAGGACAGGCAAAGCCCGATGCGAAGGGACGTTGCCCTCACAAGCAGCAGGTCGCCCTGAACGATGGTTGCTGGATGAAAACCTCCTTCGCGCAGGAGCAGTGCGAGTCAGTCGGCGGCTCCATGTACCAAGGAGCGTGCTACCTGCCGATCGTTAGCCCCAAACGACGCCCCTCGACCACGGTTCCTACGACGAGGCTTCCCCGGCACCATGAGGGCGCCGAATAG
- a CDS encoding TapB family protein — MPSAAPACPNPYFPLEDGLKLTYRAGSSELLISTREVTSTAEGQKGLLAVDLKGRSGQTEAFCTSEGVRTGLGGLEGTLLSASGMQVEVVAAEGVAVPAPANMVPGSSWRNSLSVKMQPPAGSKMPAGMVFASTFDKEATVVGEEDVTVGAGTFKALKVKNLTTARASRQGAQGRTIESYIWFVPGVGIVKVATGGNTDLELLKVERPVTAKTEPAPVVKKKKGAKL, encoded by the coding sequence ATGCCCTCCGCGGCCCCGGCCTGCCCCAACCCCTACTTCCCCTTGGAGGACGGGCTGAAATTGACCTACCGGGCGGGATCCTCGGAGCTGTTGATCTCCACCCGCGAGGTGACGTCCACGGCCGAAGGGCAGAAGGGACTCCTGGCGGTGGATCTGAAGGGCCGCAGCGGCCAGACGGAGGCCTTCTGTACCTCGGAGGGAGTGCGCACGGGGCTCGGCGGCCTGGAGGGGACGCTGCTGTCCGCTTCCGGGATGCAGGTGGAGGTCGTCGCCGCCGAGGGCGTGGCGGTTCCAGCCCCAGCGAACATGGTTCCGGGCTCGAGCTGGCGCAATTCGCTGTCGGTGAAGATGCAGCCGCCTGCGGGCTCGAAGATGCCGGCCGGGATGGTGTTTGCCAGCACGTTCGACAAGGAAGCGACCGTCGTCGGCGAGGAGGACGTGACGGTGGGCGCGGGCACCTTCAAGGCGCTGAAGGTGAAGAACCTGACGACGGCGCGGGCAAGCCGCCAGGGCGCGCAGGGGCGCACCATCGAGAGCTACATCTGGTTCGTGCCCGGGGTGGGCATCGTGAAGGTGGCCACCGGGGGCAACACGGACCTGGAGCTGCTCAAGGTGGAGCGGCCCGTGACGGCCAAGACGGAGCCGGCGCCGGTGGTGAAGAAGAAGAAGGGCGCGAAGCTCTGA
- a CDS encoding hemolysin family protein, with translation MASEWIFLGLAILLVFANGFFVATEFAIVKIRATRLQALVDEGTPGAATALKMVEKLDAYLSATQFGITLASLGLGWLGEPAFAHLLEPLVAGLVPESARETVAHSVAVALSFAIITFLHIIVGELAPKSLAIQRAEATTLAVALPMHVFYFLFYPAIVLLNGMARRILRMFGLESASEAHEAHSEDELRVILHSSAEAGSITTSRAELLERALEMAQKTARQVMVPRNQVKFLDVEESLEKCIADARAAGHTWLPVCRGSLDQVEGLVNAKDLFFLLSKGELRSLSQVQRPVLFIPENVTLEQLLAEFRRRRRQTALVVDEHGGTSGLVTIADVVAEVVGDVAELGRRMEEVRSLPGGRFELPGTAQLDDLEERLDVNFDLDEDEKGEVTTIAGYLMTKLGRVPEKGDSLKLDMWRILVDEVDGPRVVRVTVEPQAAAKAAPATPADGSAAGAVSQGTTSSPGRGTG, from the coding sequence ATGGCGAGCGAGTGGATCTTCCTGGGGTTGGCGATTCTGCTGGTGTTCGCCAACGGGTTCTTCGTGGCGACGGAGTTCGCCATCGTGAAGATCCGCGCCACGCGGCTGCAGGCGCTGGTGGACGAGGGGACGCCGGGGGCGGCCACGGCGCTGAAGATGGTGGAGAAGCTGGACGCGTACCTCTCCGCCACGCAGTTCGGCATCACCCTGGCGTCGCTGGGGCTGGGCTGGCTGGGTGAGCCGGCGTTCGCGCACCTGCTGGAGCCGCTGGTCGCCGGCCTCGTTCCGGAGTCGGCTCGGGAGACGGTGGCGCACAGCGTGGCGGTGGCGCTGTCGTTCGCGATCATCACCTTCCTGCACATCATCGTCGGAGAGCTGGCGCCCAAGAGCCTGGCCATCCAGCGCGCGGAGGCCACCACGCTGGCCGTGGCGCTGCCGATGCACGTCTTCTATTTCCTGTTCTACCCGGCCATCGTGCTGCTGAACGGGATGGCGCGGCGGATCCTCCGGATGTTCGGGCTGGAGTCCGCCAGCGAGGCCCACGAGGCACACAGCGAGGACGAGCTGCGCGTCATCCTCCACAGCTCGGCGGAGGCGGGCTCCATCACCACCTCGCGGGCGGAGCTGCTCGAGCGGGCGCTGGAGATGGCGCAGAAGACGGCCCGACAGGTGATGGTGCCGCGCAACCAGGTGAAGTTCCTGGACGTGGAGGAGTCGCTGGAGAAGTGCATCGCGGACGCGCGCGCCGCGGGCCACACGTGGCTGCCGGTGTGCCGCGGGAGCCTGGACCAGGTGGAGGGCCTGGTGAACGCCAAGGACCTGTTCTTCCTGCTGTCGAAGGGGGAGCTGCGGTCCCTGTCCCAGGTGCAGCGGCCGGTGCTCTTCATCCCGGAGAACGTGACGCTGGAGCAGCTGCTGGCGGAGTTCCGCCGCCGCCGCCGGCAGACGGCGCTGGTGGTGGACGAGCACGGAGGCACTTCGGGGCTGGTGACCATCGCGGACGTGGTGGCCGAGGTGGTGGGCGACGTGGCGGAGCTGGGCCGGAGGATGGAGGAGGTGCGCTCGCTGCCGGGCGGCCGGTTCGAGCTGCCGGGCACGGCGCAGCTGGATGACCTGGAGGAGCGGCTGGACGTCAACTTCGACCTGGATGAGGACGAGAAGGGCGAGGTGACGACGATCGCCGGCTACCTGATGACGAAGCTGGGGCGGGTGCCGGAGAAGGGCGACAGCCTCAAGCTGGACATGTGGCGCATCCTCGTGGACGAGGTGGACGGGCCTCGGGTGGTGCGGGTGACGGTGGAGCCGCAGGCGGCGGCCAAGGCGGCCCCGGCGACTCCGGCGGATGGCTCGGCGGCGGGGGCGGTGTCCCAGGGGACTACGTCTTCTCCCGGGCGCGGGACGGGGTAA
- the prfA gene encoding peptide chain release factor 1 produces MIDKLEEVERRFERLTADLSNPDILADSAKLQKVSKERAGLEKLVEAFRAYRKVLDDLKEVEAWLDSGDADEKAYAREALPGLKQQRDEMEQELKILLLPKDPNDEKNVILEIRAGAGGDEAGLFAEEVMQMYLRYAAKKGWSAEIVDMSPGGAGGVKDATVTLSGPGVYSHMKYESGVHRVQRVPATEAQGRIHTSTITVSVMPEAEDVDIQINPADIEMQVMRSTGSGGQSVNTTDSAVRLIHHPSGIVVKCQQEKSQTKNRAQAMRMLRAKLYEIEQERIRNERDSMRRGQVGTGDRSEKIRTYNFPQDRLTDHRIGLTVHNLPAIMAGGVEDVITACRTYYQAEALKQQTGGGPGAAARA; encoded by the coding sequence ATGATTGACAAGCTTGAAGAGGTCGAGCGCCGGTTCGAGCGCCTCACGGCCGACCTGTCCAACCCCGACATTCTCGCGGACTCGGCGAAGCTCCAGAAGGTCTCCAAGGAGCGCGCCGGGCTGGAGAAGCTCGTCGAGGCGTTCCGCGCCTACCGCAAGGTCCTCGATGACCTGAAGGAGGTGGAGGCCTGGCTGGACAGCGGGGACGCGGACGAGAAGGCCTACGCCCGCGAGGCCCTGCCCGGGCTGAAGCAGCAGCGCGACGAGATGGAGCAGGAGCTGAAGATCCTCCTGCTGCCCAAGGACCCGAATGACGAGAAGAACGTCATCCTGGAGATCCGCGCGGGCGCCGGCGGCGACGAGGCCGGCCTGTTCGCCGAGGAAGTCATGCAGATGTACCTGCGCTACGCGGCCAAGAAGGGCTGGTCGGCGGAGATCGTCGACATGAGCCCCGGCGGCGCGGGCGGGGTGAAGGACGCGACGGTCACCCTGTCCGGGCCGGGCGTCTACAGCCACATGAAGTACGAGTCGGGCGTGCACCGCGTGCAGCGCGTGCCGGCCACCGAGGCCCAGGGCCGCATCCACACCTCCACCATCACCGTGTCGGTGATGCCCGAGGCCGAGGACGTGGACATCCAGATCAACCCGGCGGACATCGAGATGCAGGTGATGCGCTCGACGGGCTCGGGCGGCCAGAGCGTGAACACGACGGACTCGGCGGTGCGCCTCATCCACCACCCCTCGGGCATCGTGGTGAAGTGCCAGCAGGAGAAGAGCCAGACGAAGAACCGCGCCCAGGCCATGCGCATGCTGCGCGCCAAGCTCTACGAGATCGAGCAGGAGCGCATCCGCAACGAGCGCGACTCCATGCGCCGCGGGCAGGTGGGCACCGGGGACCGGAGCGAGAAGATCCGCACCTACAACTTCCCGCAGGACCGGCTGACGGACCACCGCATCGGCCTGACAGTCCACAACCTGCCGGCCATCATGGCGGGCGGCGTGGAGGACGTCATCACCGCCTGCCGCACCTACTACCAGGCCGAGGCCCTCAAGCAGCAGACCGGTGGGGGCCCCGGCGCCGCCGCACGCGCATGA
- the murA gene encoding UDP-N-acetylglucosamine 1-carboxyvinyltransferase — translation MDKIVVKGGPALHGEVKVSGAKNAALPILASSLLADGVSTYRNVPDLVDVATMLKVLNTMGCEAERLTGRQKNVCQVGVGGNITPEAPYDLVKTMRASVLVLGPLVARYGRARVSMPGGCAIGARPIDQHLKGLKALGAEITLTEGYVEARAKHLKGGTVNFDCITVTGTENVLMAAVLAKGRTVLENCAREPEVEELARVLNKMGAKIEGAGTSVITIDGVDSLRPVEHSILPDRIEAGTLLVAAAISGGDVLVKHAVPEHLEAVVLKLREAGCTITTENGGMRCKAPKSIHPVDVTTTEHPGFPTDMQAQLMVLMCVANGTSVISEHIFENRFMHVAELHRMGADITIQGPTAVVKGVKKLSGAPVMATDLRASASLILAGLRAEGRTEVARVYHLDRGYERLERKLRGLGADIRRMKA, via the coding sequence ATGGACAAGATCGTCGTGAAGGGAGGCCCCGCGCTGCACGGGGAGGTGAAGGTGTCCGGAGCCAAGAATGCCGCGCTCCCCATCCTCGCCTCCTCGCTGCTGGCTGACGGGGTGAGCACCTACCGCAACGTGCCGGACCTGGTGGACGTGGCCACCATGCTCAAGGTGCTCAACACCATGGGCTGCGAGGCCGAGCGCCTCACCGGTCGGCAGAAGAACGTGTGCCAGGTGGGAGTGGGCGGCAACATCACCCCCGAGGCCCCGTACGACCTGGTGAAGACGATGCGGGCGTCCGTGCTGGTGCTCGGGCCCCTGGTGGCCCGCTACGGCCGGGCGCGCGTCTCCATGCCGGGCGGGTGCGCCATCGGGGCCCGGCCCATCGACCAGCACCTCAAGGGGCTCAAGGCCCTGGGGGCGGAGATCACCCTCACCGAGGGCTACGTGGAGGCCCGGGCCAAGCACCTCAAGGGCGGCACCGTCAACTTCGACTGCATCACCGTCACCGGCACGGAGAACGTGCTGATGGCGGCGGTGCTGGCCAAGGGCCGGACGGTCCTGGAGAACTGCGCCCGCGAGCCCGAGGTGGAGGAGCTGGCCCGGGTGCTCAACAAGATGGGGGCGAAGATCGAGGGGGCAGGCACCTCCGTCATCACCATCGACGGGGTGGACTCCCTGCGGCCGGTGGAGCACTCGATCCTCCCGGACCGCATCGAGGCGGGCACCCTCCTGGTGGCCGCGGCCATCAGCGGCGGGGACGTCCTGGTGAAGCACGCGGTGCCCGAGCACCTGGAGGCCGTGGTGCTGAAGCTGCGCGAGGCTGGATGCACCATCACCACCGAGAACGGGGGGATGCGCTGTAAGGCCCCGAAATCCATCCACCCGGTGGACGTGACGACCACCGAGCACCCTGGATTTCCCACGGATATGCAGGCCCAGCTCATGGTGCTCATGTGTGTGGCCAACGGCACCTCGGTCATCTCGGAGCACATCTTCGAGAACCGCTTCATGCACGTAGCGGAGCTGCACCGGATGGGGGCGGACATCACCATCCAGGGTCCCACGGCCGTGGTGAAGGGCGTCAAGAAGCTCTCGGGGGCCCCTGTCATGGCCACCGACTTGAGGGCCAGCGCCTCGCTGATCCTCGCCGGCCTCCGGGCCGAGGGGCGCACCGAGGTGGCCCGCGTGTACCACCTGGACCGGGGCTACGAGCGGCTCGAACGCAAGCTGCGGGGCCTGGGGGCGGACATCCGCCGGATGAAGGCCTGA
- a CDS encoding CapA family protein, giving the protein MRRAALLLLLLSACARRPVPEPESPPGAAPTAQTSAPPPSAPADVTGKTSASQGPQPAAPPRPVTLVVGGDVTVGYHYEEYFDQQVAQGRSREEMFAYGFKEVKAVADSADLFLVNLECPFTDSLDKLPKNFNFRARPEFVNTLLAGGVDLVSLANNHMMDYGAQGLVDTLMTLEQAKIPYFGAGRTLAEARRPALLTLGGVRFAFLGYFFLGDRNIEPRAVYATETTPGVAGHHSDVDAMERMLREDILAAKAQADVVLPFFHWGVESTYNPLPYQLRLARAAIEAGAAGVLGSHPHVLQAMELHQGAPAIYSLGNFVFGGNWNPRDKRSALLKARFSPGGYLSSEIIPLRTDRYPEFPMQPIVVSGTEAEDVLKLLATSSAALPRMLPELEPYRPASPPP; this is encoded by the coding sequence ATGCGCCGCGCCGCCCTTCTGCTCCTGCTGCTCTCCGCCTGCGCTCGCAGGCCCGTCCCCGAGCCCGAGTCCCCTCCGGGCGCCGCGCCCACCGCGCAGACGTCCGCTCCCCCACCTTCTGCCCCGGCGGATGTCACCGGGAAGACATCCGCCAGCCAGGGCCCCCAGCCCGCCGCGCCCCCCCGCCCCGTCACCCTGGTCGTCGGAGGGGATGTGACGGTGGGCTACCACTATGAGGAGTACTTCGACCAGCAGGTGGCCCAGGGCCGCTCGCGCGAGGAGATGTTCGCCTACGGCTTCAAGGAGGTGAAGGCGGTGGCGGACTCGGCCGACCTGTTCCTCGTGAACCTGGAGTGTCCCTTCACCGACAGCCTCGACAAGCTGCCGAAGAACTTCAACTTCCGCGCCCGGCCCGAGTTCGTGAACACGCTGCTCGCAGGCGGCGTGGACCTGGTGAGCCTGGCCAACAACCACATGATGGACTACGGCGCCCAGGGGCTCGTGGACACCCTCATGACGCTCGAGCAGGCGAAGATCCCCTACTTCGGCGCGGGCAGGACGCTGGCCGAGGCCCGCCGCCCTGCCCTGCTGACGCTCGGCGGGGTGCGCTTCGCCTTCCTGGGCTACTTCTTCCTGGGAGACCGCAACATCGAGCCCCGGGCCGTGTACGCCACGGAGACGACGCCCGGAGTGGCCGGCCACCACTCGGACGTGGACGCCATGGAGAGGATGCTGCGTGAGGACATCCTCGCGGCCAAGGCCCAGGCGGACGTGGTGCTCCCCTTCTTCCACTGGGGCGTGGAGAGCACCTACAACCCCCTGCCATACCAGCTCCGGCTGGCGCGCGCGGCCATCGAGGCGGGCGCGGCGGGGGTGCTCGGCAGCCACCCGCACGTGCTCCAGGCCATGGAGCTGCACCAGGGCGCCCCGGCCATCTACTCGCTGGGCAACTTCGTCTTCGGAGGTAACTGGAACCCGCGAGACAAGCGCAGCGCGCTGCTCAAGGCCCGCTTCTCCCCGGGGGGCTACCTGTCCAGCGAGATCATCCCACTCAGGACGGACCGCTACCCGGAGTTCCCCATGCAGCCCATCGTCGTCTCCGGCACGGAGGCCGAGGACGTCCTGAAGCTGCTGGCCACCAGCTCGGCGGCGCTTCCTCGCATGCTGCCCGAGCTGGAGCCCTACCGCCCGGCAAGCCCTCCCCCCTAG